One genomic region from Sciurus carolinensis chromosome 2, mSciCar1.2, whole genome shotgun sequence encodes:
- the Tmem74b gene encoding transmembrane protein 74B has protein sequence MASPPGLELKTLSNGPQVPRRPTPLGPVVPSRAGVENAGFSLEEHETHFQNPRDARLDSSPSPLGGVPPLPRSQRDDLSLHSEEGPGLEPVSRPVDYGFVSALVFLVSGILLVVTAYAIPREARVNPDTVTAREMERLEMYYARLGSHLDKCIIAGLGLLTVGGMLLSVLLMVSLCKGELYRRRTFVPGRGSRKTYGSINLRMRQLNGDGGQALVENEVVQVSEPSHALQGS, from the coding sequence ATGGCATCTCCCCCTGGTCTGGAACTGAAGACACTGAGCAATGGTCCCCAGGTCCCAAGGAGACCAACTCCTCTGGGCCCAGTGGTCCCGTCCAGGGCAGGCGTGGAGAATGCCGGCTTCTCCTTGGAGGAGCATGAGACCCATTTCCAGAACCCCAGGGATGCCAGACTGGACAGCTCCCCCAGTCCTCTGGGGGGTGTTCCCCCACTGCCCCGGTCCCAGCGGGATGATCTGTCCCTGCATTCAGAGGAGGGGCCGGGCCTGGAGCCGGTGAGCCGCCCTGTGGATTATGGTTTCGTTTCCGCCCTGGTTTTCCTGGTGAGTGGGATCCTCCTAGTGGTGACAGCCTACGCCATCCCCCGGGAGGCCCGCGTCAACCCGGACACAGTGACAGCGAGGGAGATGGAGCGGCTGGAGATGTACTACGCCCGCCTGGGCTCCCACCTGGACAAGTGCATCATCGCGGGCCTGGGGCTGCTCACGGTGGGCGGCATGCTCCTGTCCGTTCTGCTCATGGTCTCCCTGTGCAAGGGAGAGCTGTACCGCCGGCGGACCTTCGTTCCCGGCAGGGGCTCCCGGAAGACGTATGGCTCCATCAACTTGCGCATGAGGCAGCTGAACGGGGATGGGGGCCAGGCCCTGGTGGAGAACGAAGTTGTCCAGGTCTCGGAACCCAGCCACGCCCTCCAGGGGTCCTAA